TTTCACGTAACTTTTCTCACGTATTTTTTTTCGAAAACAAGTCGGGTCAATATAATGCgtttcatgtttatttttatggGTGGCTATAAATTCATGTTTCAGTGTAAACGATATAAATTCACGTTTCGACATAATTTTTTTCGGAAACAAGTCTGGTTaagtataatacgttttcatgcttattATTGCATACGATTTTGGTTGGTCTATGTTTTGACGTAAATTATGTTTGGAAACAAGTCTGGACTCTGGTCATTCGACAGTATAAATTCGAGTCACTGATTGTTGATGCTGCTAGGTTTTGATTCAAATATAAGGATAATGTAGTGGTTATGTGGAACCCTCACTAAACGAACCAACCCGTGTTCAGTTCTGTTTCTTTTATAACtacaatgcttatataggttacactgagttagatcggatacgtcgaaacacacgttttcatatgattaacgcatcacataacgtgTCATTAGCTATAAACAACTAAGTCgttgccgccgcaacgcgcggcttATGGCAAGAATCTAGTTTtgtatcatgtttttgtataaagTAATTTTATCTAAATAGTTAATCTCTGAATTGATGTAAAGCCTCCTTGTTAAATGCTATTTTAAAATTCCGCAACAGCATCCAACCCGtaattttacaattttttttttttttttttgcagaaaaatCATTCCTATACAAGAGCTAGCAAATGGGTTTTCTATAGGCCAGTTGAAAACTAAACGGGCGATcataaaagtgaaaaaaaaatgagtttgtttttaagGCTTAGGCATCATTTACCTTATGGATTCCGTTCAAATTCTATGCATTCTCCCGTTATTGCACTCAATTACGTAAAGTCAACAGGTTTGACCCGAATGTTCAGTCAACCTGCAAAACAAGTGGAAGAAGAAGTAGAGATCGACCAAAAGCGACTCCCAACAGATTACGACCCCGCAACATTCGACCCAACCGAACACCGCAGCCCACCAACCGAACGCGTATGGAGACTCGTAGACGAAATGTCATCACTCACATTAGTTGAAGTAGCTGAACTTTCGTCGATAATGATGAAAAAGATGGGTATGAAAGAGCCGCCGGTTGTGGCGGTGATGAAGCCAGGTGCCGCCGGGGTATCGGGTGTGGCGGCAAAAGGTCAAACTGCAGCAAAGGAAGAGGCAAAGCCCGAAAAGTCCGTCTTTGAGTTGAAACTTGACTCGTTTGAAGCAGCTTCGAAGATCAAGATTATTAAAGAAGTGAGAAGTGTTACTGATCTCGGGCTTAAAGAAGCGAAAGATTTAGTTGAAAAAGCGCCCATTGTGTTCAAGAAAGGAGTGACGAAAGAAGAAGCCGAACAAATCATCGAGAAAATGAAAGCCGTTGGTGCCAAAGTTGTGATGGAGTAAACATCAAATGAACGGGTATCCCTCAATCGTTAAATCTCGTTTTCTTGTAGGAATTATTGAAAGACATGAACGGGTTTTGTTAGCGTTAGGCGTCTAGCAGCATACGTACACTTATGCATGTTTATGGACTATTTTCAAGTGGGAAAGTTTGGGTTTGCCTTTCTGTTATTGTTCTTTTGAGAGTTGAGATGTATGCTAATTGGTAAGAAACACAATAATATGATACTCTTTTTTGATTGTAATGATTTAGTTCATTGGATGTGCTACGtgtttgataaaataatattCTTATTTCTATTGTAGCAAAGATAATtagacttaggggctgtttggcaataTCTGAatgttaagtgctgaactagtaaagAGGTTTGAactattaagtgctgaactagtaagaagTAAGAAATTTGaactattaagtgctgaaccagtaagaggtctgaaccattaagagtctgtaTAATGTTTACCCGTTCAGAGGcatagaggcaaatgtctgaccaattcagattagaggtcttcaCCATTCAGACTATGTATAAatcttaatcattcagaggcaaatgtctgaaccattcagacatctgcttgtgaaacaaacagtctgaaccattaagtgttgaaccggTAAGAGTTCTTAATCATTAAGAGcttcattaagaggtaaacaaacaaccccttactATGTGTTTTGTTACAAGTAATTATATGATTTCTTTGATGCTTTATGATGTGTTTTAGTTTGCAGTGTTTTATACATGTGATTATGACTCTTTAGAGCTAAGATAAACAGATTATAACAATTATGTAAAAAATTGCTGGCTACAATCATTTTTGTTAGAGCTAATTATAATAATAAGAGGTTGCTTTCCTTAAGATCTCTACGGAGAAAAGCATTATTAACATCTAATCATTCGAGTGGCTAATTTAAGTAAGAGAGAACAACCCTAATGGCGAGCAATCGGGCTGAAAGTTCAATGATCTGTTACAACCCAGATGGTAGAACTGGTCCCAAAAGAGTAGCCCAGCGGGAGAGGGTGCCATTTGGGTTATATAAATCATACGTTAGTTGCCCATACAACCAATGTGGAACAAGTCTCATACCTTGCAATAGATTCAGTCGATAACATAATCCACCCCAATTGTTGCCCGACACAATTTAATCACAAATCCAGCCCGCTTACAATTAACAATGTTAATACTAGAGAAAAGGCGAGTGAGACTTATTTCGACATCATGGCGATGATGTTTGACAAAAGCATTTCGAGTCTTTGGTTGTACCACGAGAATTCCCACAACGACAATTACCATAGTTGTAGTTGGTATTGTTGGGTTCATGTAACTACAGAAGGCGTGGGAATCAGATGAGGCTGTCGGTATTAGCATGTTGCGACTTCGATACAATAGTACATCAAAATGTTTAAAAGACTTTGTATCATGTAATCATGTTTTATTTGTGGTCACATTGGCTCTTAAAATATGTTGCATGAAACTAGAATTTTAAATATCAAAGGTTTGAATATACTATGGTTGTTTTTTGACATCACGCACACACTTTACTTTCAACAAATGACGTATGTGAGACTCGTAACCGTCGTTGTACTCGAACAAATTCTCGGTTTCTACAGACTTGGATCGATAGTTGGTTAAGGAACAATTGAACCCTTGTGTCGGTAtctgatgcgggcccaagtgtggaggatcAGGCCATCTTATATTTGGAGGCCTAAGATCGTGTGACAAAAGGAGCTTAACTAAAATGACTcgaacttgggctacgggggtcatCGTTCGGGCCCAAAAATGCTTATTTCTATGAGTTATTTAtcgttttatgttttttattgcTTTTGGTGGACTTTTATTTCGTTCTAGCTTTTGTCCCAAGTGTTTTTTGAGGCCCGTTTTCGATTTACCTTGTTATTTATATGGATGTAATGGGAGAAAACAAATCAGTTTTGGAATATATGAACAGTCATTTTTCTTTTCACtagtgtgtgttttgtgtgaaaATCCCAATTTTCGGCATTCTTCGTGAATCAACGAATTTTGGAAGAATCGTTATTTCCTATCCCATTTTCTAGTCTACATCAGTATCCATTTCTGAAGGACCAACATATGCGGCCCTTAATTGAACCCTTCGAGAACCATCATTTGAACTGTTTCTACTTTCCGAAAGTTGGCTTGAACCAGCTTGAACCAAACAGTAGCAACTTTGCGAAAGTTGGCTTGAACCAACTTGAACCAAACAGTTGCGACTTCTTGATCCAAGGGGCCTATGTGATGGTTGAACCTCGCCTGACCGTTTCAATTGAAAAACATACAGGCCCTTTGGAGTTTCCCACCTCTTCCATTGACTATGAAATTATTAGTAAAAAACATTTTCCACTAATAAACCGATTCCATGTTTCATCTTGTTTCAATGTAGACAATGATTTACCATAATAAAGGATAATAATCAAAAGAGTTAAAAAAATATTGAGTATAGTGTGAGGTTACATCAATCTAGAAAGTATATTGTTAGTTTACAAAGAAAAAGAGTTCACATCTCTTATTGTAGGATTCTTAATAATTAGCTGTGAATTCAAATTCTAAAACCAAACTTCTTTATTACTACCCtctataaatacaaatcaaacccTACAACCCTTCACTAATATGGCACATAAGAAGTTGAATCAAGTGGTGGTTACGATCGGTGGCATATGTGCATTTTCCAACGACGATGGCTAATactagggtaaattactttttgagtccctgtgttttaaaggttttaaccacttgagtctaaaatcaaaatgtttaataacctgagtccctatagccacttttcttaaccatttgagtccaattttttaacACTGTTAGGATATTCTGTTAGTTTTTCttgaaaagactaaaatacctctgacatttaaaaaaacataaaaataaaatacataatatataAACCTAGAATCCACTAAAATCCTTTCACTTCTTGTTCTTAAATCTTCAATCATTCTTCGTTTTCTGTTTATTCTCTCTTATATCCACCAAGTTCCATACTTTTCAACAAAATCAAAGGTCCCAATTCTGTACGAATCAacttaatatttttatatattttcttaTAATTCTCCATCAAACCCGTTTAAAACAGAGGATTTGATGGAGAAATTTGTTTAATTCTAACTGGGTTAGAAATTTGGTTAACCAGTAagaagaggtctgaaccattaagtgctaaactagtaagagatctgaaccattaagagtctgtataatgcttaatcgtttaaagacaaatgtctgaccaattcagattagaggttttAACCATCTATCTGCTCGTGAaatgaccaattcagattagaggttttAACCATCTATCTGCTCGTGAaatgaccaattcagattagaggttttaaccatctatctgctcgtgaaacaaacagtctgaaccattaagtgctgaaccagtaaaaggtctaaccattaagagctaaacaaataGCCCCTTAAATAGGGACATAAATTCTAAACGTGCCATAAAAAGTCCATGGGCCAAACACaaacccaaaaacaaaatgcataaCATGAGGAAAAACATAAAAGTGATTGTAACTCCCCATAGAATGCGTTTTTTTGGACTCAAACTTGGGCTAGGCCATTTGGGCCTTGTCACGATGTGCTCCTCGCTTCAAGCTTCGATTTGACTGGTAGAACGCCTAAAACGGAGACCCGTAGCCTAAGTTATGGTCATTTTCGTGTAATGATCGACATGAAAGAGTCATAGTTCGCAATTTCATAATGACTAATATCATACGATAATATGTTTTGTTGTTCTTTGTTATAGAAACAAGAGTAAACTTCAATTTTCATCTTTGTAGTTTGTCCAAAATAACACTATTaatctaatatatatattttttgcaTTTATCTGTATTTTTGGTTTCAGTTTAACTAGGCAACTCTACACCATTTGTTTACTCTTTTAAATCACCGTGAAAAGACAACAATACCCATAAACTAAAATTATTATTACAAAACTATATGTATACGCATATAATATGTCTAGGGGGATATCGACAAGTGTTTTACATCGAATGGAAAACCATAACAATGAATGTTGATACTGGTACCACTGTTGTTTAGTCGGTATCGGTTCGATTCGCTACGATAACATTAAGGCATTGTTACCGTACCAATGTTGTTTGGGCCGTTTGGCACGTCGAGATAACCATCATAAATGCATACGGTACTAGTACCAATATTGTTTGAACGGTATCAGTTCACTTTTCacggaaaaaaacaaaaaataactaTACTTAGACTCGTTGAAATAAAACTTTGATCAtctttcacaaaaaaaaaaaaaaaaaaaaaacttttatcgAATCATAAATAAAAACAAGCACGTTGTAGTGCCCCACTTTACAAAAACAAATAACGAAAATGGTAAACGCCCAACTTTACAAAAATAAATGACTAATAAGCTCTGGCGTAACTTTGATGACATATACACTTGTGTTTCGATCaattttaggggctgtttggtagcctctgaattgTCATTAAGAGGCGgatacattaagaattttaccaatgagaaggtagaagaatgtgaaatgtgatgatttaccattcaaaggttacctcttaaccattcagacttgaggttacctcttattcattaagaggttttaaaccattaagaggtagaatctgaatggtcattaagacgctaccaaacagccccttacatTACTATTCACAACTCGGTTTTAAGTATAACTTAGAGTAAACTTCCTTTTTGCTCCCCGTGGTTTGTTCGTTTTAACAGTTTTGCCCCA
The sequence above is drawn from the Helianthus annuus cultivar XRQ/B chromosome 12, HanXRQr2.0-SUNRISE, whole genome shotgun sequence genome and encodes:
- the LOC110893822 gene encoding 50S ribosomal protein L7/L12, encoding MSLFLRLRHHLPYGFRSNSMHSPVIALNYVKSTGLTRMFSQPAKQVEEEVEIDQKRLPTDYDPATFDPTEHRSPPTERVWRLVDEMSSLTLVEVAELSSIMMKKMGMKEPPVVAVMKPGAAGVSGVAAKGQTAAKEEAKPEKSVFELKLDSFEAASKIKIIKEVRSVTDLGLKEAKDLVEKAPIVFKKGVTKEEAEQIIEKMKAVGAKVVME